One window of the Pseudofrankia sp. DC12 genome contains the following:
- the kynU gene encoding kynureninase, whose amino-acid sequence MDAHDPLPTRRDEFHIPPHGSGEAAYFAGNSLGLQPKALQARLGEELDDWARLGVEGHLEARRPWLPYHDLAREPAARLVGALPSEVVVMNSLTVNLHLLMVSFYRPTPQRHRIVIEDSAFPSDSYAVRSQAAFHGYDPDDAVIRLAPRAGEAALRSEDVVAYLAAHGAGVALVLLGAVNYYSGELLDIAAITAAAHAAGAVAGWDLAHAAGNVELRLHDAGADWAAWCSYKYLNSGPGSLAGAFVHERHLADRTLPRLAGWWSTDPASRFQMEPTVTPVDSADGWQLSNPPILALAPVLLSLEMFDQTGMTALRARSVRLTAYLESLLDEVCAARAAEIITPREPERRGAQLSVRVRGREAGPVTERLRHAHGVVADARRPDVIRLAPAPMYCTFHDCWRAAGALAEVLDA is encoded by the coding sequence CTGGATGCCCACGACCCGCTGCCGACCCGGCGAGACGAGTTCCACATCCCGCCGCACGGTTCCGGCGAGGCGGCCTACTTCGCCGGGAACTCGCTCGGGCTGCAGCCGAAGGCGCTGCAAGCCCGGCTCGGCGAGGAGCTGGACGACTGGGCCCGCCTCGGTGTCGAAGGGCATCTGGAGGCGCGCCGGCCGTGGCTGCCCTACCACGACCTGGCCAGGGAGCCGGCCGCACGCCTGGTCGGGGCGCTGCCGAGCGAGGTCGTCGTGATGAACTCCCTCACGGTCAACCTGCACCTACTGATGGTCAGCTTCTACCGGCCGACCCCGCAGCGGCACCGGATCGTCATCGAGGACAGCGCCTTCCCGTCGGACAGCTATGCGGTCCGGTCACAGGCCGCCTTCCACGGCTACGACCCGGACGACGCGGTGATCCGGCTGGCACCGCGCGCGGGCGAGGCCGCGCTGCGCTCGGAGGACGTCGTCGCCTACCTGGCCGCGCACGGCGCGGGCGTCGCGCTCGTGCTGCTCGGCGCGGTCAACTACTACAGCGGCGAGCTTCTCGACATCGCCGCCATCACCGCGGCCGCCCACGCGGCCGGCGCCGTCGCCGGCTGGGACCTGGCCCATGCCGCCGGCAACGTCGAGCTCCGGCTGCACGACGCGGGCGCGGACTGGGCCGCCTGGTGCTCGTACAAGTACCTGAACTCCGGTCCGGGCTCGCTCGCCGGCGCCTTCGTCCACGAGCGGCACCTGGCCGACCGGACGCTGCCGAGGCTCGCCGGCTGGTGGTCGACCGACCCCGCGAGCCGGTTCCAGATGGAACCGACGGTCACGCCGGTGGACTCGGCCGACGGGTGGCAGCTGTCCAACCCGCCGATCCTCGCGCTGGCCCCGGTGCTGCTCTCCTTGGAGATGTTCGACCAGACCGGCATGACGGCGCTGCGGGCCAGGAGCGTGCGGCTGACCGCCTACCTGGAGTCGCTGCTCGACGAGGTCTGCGCGGCGCGGGCCGCCGAGATCATCACCCCGCGCGAACCGGAGCGCCGGGGCGCCCAGCTCTCGGTCCGCGTCCGCGGCCGTGAGGCCGGCCCAGTGACCGAGCGGCTGCGGCACGCCCACGGCGTCGTCGCCGACGCCCGCCGCCCGGACGTCATCCGGCTGGCCCCCGCGCCGATGTACTGCACCTTCCACGACTGCTGGCGGGCCGCCGGCGCGCTCGCGGAGGTGCTCGATGCCTGA
- a CDS encoding NAD(P)/FAD-dependent oxidoreductase has protein sequence MPEWPTADEPRVVIIGAGLAGCLLATLLGRRGMQVNVYERREDPRAAPPERGRSINLAISARGLAALDHVGLREQALSRALPMHGRMVHDPAGGRSFRPYSADGRRAINSISRSELNLALLDVAVKTPGVNVAFGCRLTHLDLDTGELRFATDEGPRLAQADLVLACDGAFSAARRTVTFRTGFTFGQDYLDHRYKELTIPARDGEFALDPDALHIWPRGESMMIALPNLDRSFTCTLFWTSEQFAALRSPAQIAEHFQAHYPDVAELAPDLVEDYLHNPLGSLATIRAWPWVHGGAAATLALVGDAAHAIVPFFGQGANCAFEDCVEIDRCLAESGNGWPGALAAYERRRKANCDAIAEMALDNFVEMRDRVSSKAFQAKAAAGHWLERRLPGRFVSRYELVSFTTMPYAEIPPRMRRQARLTALAAAGIAGLGAATVVGASRGGRR, from the coding sequence ATGCCTGAGTGGCCCACCGCCGACGAGCCGCGGGTCGTGATCATCGGAGCCGGGCTGGCCGGCTGCCTGCTGGCGACCCTGCTGGGCCGGCGCGGGATGCAGGTGAACGTCTACGAGCGGCGCGAGGATCCCCGCGCCGCGCCGCCGGAACGCGGGCGCTCGATCAACCTGGCCATCTCCGCGCGAGGGCTGGCCGCGCTCGACCACGTCGGGCTGCGGGAGCAGGCACTGTCCCGGGCGCTGCCGATGCACGGGCGGATGGTCCACGACCCGGCGGGCGGGCGCAGCTTCCGGCCGTACAGCGCCGACGGCCGCCGCGCGATCAACTCGATCAGCCGGTCCGAGCTGAACCTCGCGCTGCTCGACGTCGCCGTGAAGACCCCCGGGGTGAACGTGGCGTTCGGCTGCCGGCTCACCCACCTGGATCTGGACACCGGAGAGCTGCGGTTCGCCACCGACGAAGGGCCGCGGCTGGCCCAGGCCGACCTCGTGCTGGCCTGCGACGGCGCCTTCAGCGCGGCACGGCGCACGGTCACCTTCCGTACCGGTTTCACGTTCGGCCAGGACTACCTGGACCACCGGTACAAGGAGCTGACGATCCCGGCCAGGGACGGCGAGTTCGCGCTGGACCCGGACGCGCTGCACATCTGGCCACGCGGGGAGTCGATGATGATCGCCCTGCCCAACCTCGACCGGTCGTTCACCTGCACCCTCTTCTGGACGTCCGAGCAGTTCGCGGCGCTGCGGTCCCCGGCCCAGATCGCCGAGCATTTCCAGGCGCACTATCCCGACGTCGCCGAGCTGGCTCCGGACCTGGTCGAGGACTACCTGCACAACCCGCTCGGCTCCCTGGCGACGATCCGCGCCTGGCCGTGGGTGCACGGCGGCGCGGCGGCGACGCTCGCGCTCGTCGGCGACGCCGCGCACGCCATCGTGCCGTTCTTCGGCCAGGGCGCGAACTGCGCGTTCGAGGACTGCGTCGAGATCGACCGCTGCCTGGCCGAGAGCGGGAACGGCTGGCCGGGCGCGCTGGCCGCGTACGAACGCCGCCGCAAGGCGAACTGCGACGCGATCGCCGAGATGGCCCTGGACAACTTCGTCGAGATGCGCGACCGGGTGAGCTCGAAGGCGTTCCAGGCGAAGGCCGCCGCCGGGCACTGGCTGGAGCGCCGGCTGCCCGGCCGCTTCGTCTCCCGTTACGAGCTGGTCAGCTTCACCACGATGCCCTACGCCGAGATCCCGCCCCGGATGCGCCGGCAGGCCCGGCTCACGGCGCTGGCCGCGGCCGGGATCGCGGGCCTCGGGGCCGCCACCGTCGTCGGCGCCAGCCGCGGCGGGCGCCGATGA
- a CDS encoding tryptophan 2,3-dioxygenase family protein has translation MTGPGHDELTYGSYLHLDELLAAQHPRTAEHDELLFVVIHQVYELWFKQILHELALLQRRLEAGDGVGSMHTAGRVAKILKTVVGQLDVLETMTPRQFAGFRPELGSSSGFQSSQFRWIEATLGRRDFPHPTGDATLDAIVGRRSVFDSLLRYLATAGWQLPAEILDRDPSEPWPGDDAVQAALVEVYQDERAAPAGVCEGLVDIDEGIQEWRYRHLKMVERIIGPRAGTGGSAGSAYLRSTLFRPSFPDLWQVRSRP, from the coding sequence ATGACCGGGCCGGGCCACGACGAACTCACCTATGGCAGCTACCTGCACCTCGACGAGCTGCTCGCGGCCCAGCACCCGCGCACCGCCGAGCACGACGAGCTGCTGTTCGTGGTGATCCACCAGGTGTACGAGCTGTGGTTCAAGCAGATCCTGCACGAGCTGGCCCTGCTGCAGCGCCGTTTGGAAGCCGGGGACGGCGTCGGCTCCATGCACACCGCGGGGCGCGTCGCGAAGATCCTCAAGACGGTCGTCGGGCAGCTGGACGTCCTGGAGACGATGACCCCGCGCCAGTTCGCGGGCTTCCGCCCGGAGCTCGGCTCGTCCAGCGGGTTCCAGTCGTCCCAGTTCCGCTGGATCGAGGCGACGCTCGGCCGGCGCGACTTCCCACACCCCACCGGCGACGCGACGCTCGACGCGATCGTGGGCCGCCGGTCCGTCTTCGACTCGCTGCTGCGCTACCTGGCCACCGCCGGCTGGCAGCTCCCCGCCGAGATCCTGGACCGGGACCCAAGCGAGCCATGGCCGGGCGACGACGCGGTCCAGGCCGCGCTCGTGGAGGTCTACCAGGACGAACGGGCCGCCCCGGCCGGGGTCTGCGAGGGCCTCGTCGACATCGACGAGGGCATCCAGGAATGGCGCTACCGCCACCTCAAGATGGTCGAACGCATCATCGGCCCGCGCGCCGGCACCGGCGGCTCGGCCGGCAGCGCCTACCTGCGCTCGACCCTCTTTCGGCCCAGCTTCCCCGACCTCTGGCAGGTCCGGTCCCGGCCCTGA
- a CDS encoding patatin-like phospholipase family protein gives MSRALVLGGGGLAGLAWEIGLLAELTSGGSDLAAADTVIGSSAGSVAGALLRTEPTLQTSLAFQLAAHEAGTELSVKLDPELLWTMFGEAVSGARDLESALSRIGAMALATPTVAEAERRRVIESRLPSHDWPPARLLVTAIDAERGTLLAFDKDAGVPLVDAVTASCAVPGVWPPVTIGDRRYIDGGSGSPTNATLAAGHDVVLIVAAMTMPARGPFLGLDDEVHELESAGSRVMVIGTDDAAQSAFGVNPLDPSVRPASARAGRRQGRYLASTVRAFWTGTP, from the coding sequence ATGTCGCGGGCGCTGGTGCTCGGTGGCGGCGGGCTCGCCGGGCTGGCCTGGGAGATCGGGCTGCTCGCCGAGCTCACCAGCGGTGGCTCGGACCTGGCCGCGGCCGACACGGTGATCGGGTCGTCGGCCGGCTCGGTGGCCGGCGCGCTGCTGCGGACCGAGCCGACCCTCCAGACTTCGCTCGCCTTCCAGCTGGCGGCGCACGAGGCGGGCACCGAGCTGTCGGTCAAGCTCGACCCGGAGCTGCTGTGGACCATGTTCGGCGAGGCCGTCAGCGGCGCCCGTGACCTGGAGTCCGCGCTGTCCCGGATCGGCGCGATGGCCCTGGCCACCCCGACCGTCGCCGAGGCCGAGCGCCGCCGCGTCATCGAGTCCCGGCTGCCCAGCCACGACTGGCCGCCGGCCCGGCTGCTCGTGACCGCGATCGACGCGGAGCGCGGCACGCTGCTCGCGTTCGACAAGGACGCGGGCGTGCCCCTGGTCGACGCGGTCACGGCCAGCTGCGCCGTGCCCGGGGTCTGGCCGCCGGTGACGATCGGCGACCGGCGCTACATCGACGGCGGCTCCGGCTCGCCGACGAACGCCACCCTCGCCGCCGGCCACGACGTGGTGCTCATCGTCGCGGCCATGACGATGCCCGCCCGCGGTCCGTTCCTCGGCCTCGACGACGAGGTCCACGAGTTGGAGTCGGCCGGCAGCCGGGTGATGGTGATCGGGACCGACGACGCGGCCCAGTCCGCCTTCGGCGTGAACCCGCTGGACCCGAGCGTGCGCCCGGCCTCGGCCCGCGCCGGCCGCCGCCAGGGCCGCTACCTCGCCTCCACCGTCCGCGCCTTCTGGACCGGCACGCCGTAG
- a CDS encoding alpha/beta hydrolase — protein sequence MRPTAHRYGRDGDQFGELWLPAGGQAGARATVVLLHGGFWRARYSATLARPLARDLAGRGYAAWNLEYRRVGHGGGWPATFADVAAGIDLLATLPVDTSRLVAVGHSAGGHLAVWAAGRSKLPAGAPGAGPGVELTAVVSQAGAVCLADCARDGVGGTAAVDLMGGTPADLPEAYRLADPAAAIPLGVPVLCAHARADDEVPFAQSARYVEAATAAGARARLLETPGDHYTLIDPAGPDWAMVVDALPELLG from the coding sequence GTGCGACCGACAGCGCACCGGTATGGCCGGGATGGCGACCAGTTCGGTGAGCTGTGGCTGCCGGCCGGCGGTCAGGCGGGCGCGCGAGCCACCGTCGTCCTGCTCCACGGCGGGTTCTGGCGCGCCCGGTACAGCGCGACGCTGGCCCGGCCGCTGGCCCGCGACCTGGCCGGGCGCGGCTACGCGGCCTGGAACCTGGAGTACCGGCGGGTCGGGCACGGCGGCGGCTGGCCGGCCACGTTCGCCGATGTCGCCGCCGGGATCGACCTGCTGGCGACGCTGCCGGTCGACACCTCCCGGCTCGTCGCCGTCGGGCACAGCGCGGGCGGCCACCTCGCCGTCTGGGCCGCCGGCCGGTCGAAGCTGCCCGCGGGCGCGCCGGGGGCCGGGCCGGGCGTCGAGCTGACGGCCGTCGTCTCCCAGGCCGGCGCCGTCTGCCTGGCGGACTGCGCGCGCGACGGCGTCGGCGGCACGGCGGCCGTCGACCTGATGGGCGGGACCCCGGCCGACCTTCCCGAGGCCTACCGGCTGGCGGATCCGGCCGCGGCGATCCCGCTCGGCGTTCCGGTGCTGTGCGCGCACGCCCGCGCCGACGACGAGGTGCCGTTCGCCCAGAGCGCCCGCTACGTCGAGGCCGCGACCGCCGCGGGCGCCCGAGCGCGGCTCCTGGAGACCCCGGGCGACCACTACACGCTGATCGACCCGGCCGGGCCCGACTGGGCCATGGTGGTCGACGCCCTCCCGGAGCTGCTCGGCTGA
- a CDS encoding TM2 domain-containing protein produces the protein MPTPAPGQSPDPFAKPGPEQAPAGGPAYPPAPGPYGDPTAPYAGGYGASPGDPNAGYGYPPAGYPPVDPNSAYGTPPGGGYPAGDPNAAYGQPGGYGPGYPPPPGGPGFGYPQPGYGHPGAWGADPAAPYGRHPMTGEPLSDKDKLTAGLLEIFLGWCGAGRWYLGDYGIATAQLLTCGGLHIWSLIDGIMMLMGNVRDKQGRPLRD, from the coding sequence ATGCCGACCCCAGCTCCCGGCCAGTCGCCGGACCCGTTCGCCAAGCCCGGGCCGGAGCAGGCCCCCGCCGGCGGGCCGGCCTACCCGCCGGCGCCCGGGCCCTATGGTGACCCGACCGCGCCGTATGCCGGCGGCTACGGGGCCAGTCCCGGTGACCCGAACGCCGGGTACGGCTACCCGCCCGCCGGCTACCCGCCGGTCGACCCGAACTCCGCCTACGGCACCCCGCCGGGCGGTGGCTACCCGGCCGGCGACCCGAACGCGGCCTACGGCCAGCCTGGCGGCTACGGCCCGGGCTACCCCCCGCCGCCAGGCGGCCCGGGCTTCGGCTACCCGCAGCCCGGCTACGGCCATCCCGGCGCCTGGGGAGCGGACCCAGCGGCGCCCTACGGTCGGCACCCCATGACCGGCGAGCCCCTCTCCGACAAGGACAAGCTGACCGCCGGCCTGCTGGAGATCTTCCTCGGCTGGTGCGGCGCCGGCCGGTGGTACCTGGGCGACTACGGCATCGCCACCGCGCAGCTGCTCACCTGCGGCGGCCTGCACATCTGGTCGCTGATCGACGGCATCATGATGTTGATGGGCAACGTCCGCGACAAGCAGGGCCGCCCGCTGCGGGACTGA
- a CDS encoding PfkB family carbohydrate kinase, whose translation MSRAEPASARRSISGLRLVVVGSYHADLLMSTPRLPDWGDDLRPESVRTVPGGKGLNLAVTLARAGTQVTAVGVLGTDAVGSSLLATLVTEGVDVTAIARQPAAATPVCLVFTAPDGRTAFVWRRPDEYAITPEVLGHAKKAIAGADAVLLTFEAAEAFARVVEISRAQGTLVIVNPGPAPEDRRELDAVRWDLVDVLVPNESEARALLPPGHPARTGAAERLADAVGRALGVPLVCVTLAERGCVVFDGATTRAYPAHVTEVVDTTAASDAFTAVFAACHLAGLDQAEAVDRAQAAAARTVTRPGAYEALPTRADLAH comes from the coding sequence GTGAGCCGGGCCGAGCCCGCCTCGGCGCGGCGGTCGATCTCCGGGCTGCGCCTGGTCGTGGTCGGCTCCTACCACGCCGACCTGCTGATGAGTACCCCGCGTCTGCCGGACTGGGGTGACGACCTGCGGCCCGAGTCGGTCCGGACGGTCCCGGGTGGCAAGGGCCTGAACCTGGCGGTGACGCTCGCCCGGGCTGGCACCCAGGTGACCGCCGTTGGCGTGCTCGGCACCGACGCCGTCGGGTCGTCGTTGCTCGCGACGCTCGTCACCGAGGGCGTCGACGTCACGGCGATCGCGCGCCAGCCGGCTGCGGCGACGCCCGTCTGCCTCGTCTTCACCGCCCCTGACGGCCGGACGGCCTTCGTGTGGCGCCGTCCCGACGAGTATGCGATCACCCCTGAGGTGCTCGGCCACGCGAAGAAGGCGATTGCCGGCGCGGACGCCGTCCTGCTCACGTTCGAGGCGGCGGAGGCGTTCGCGCGGGTCGTCGAGATCTCCCGGGCGCAGGGCACGCTGGTGATCGTCAACCCGGGGCCGGCCCCCGAGGACCGGCGCGAGCTCGACGCCGTGCGCTGGGACCTCGTCGACGTCCTCGTTCCCAACGAGTCCGAGGCGCGTGCCCTGCTGCCCCCCGGCCATCCGGCCCGGACCGGCGCCGCCGAGCGTCTCGCCGACGCCGTCGGGCGGGCGCTCGGCGTCCCACTGGTCTGCGTCACCCTGGCCGAACGCGGCTGCGTGGTCTTCGACGGCGCGACCACCCGCGCGTACCCGGCGCACGTCACCGAGGTCGTCGACACGACCGCCGCCAGCGACGCCTTCACCGCCGTCTTCGCCGCCTGCCACCTCGCCGGGCTGGACCAGGCCGAGGCCGTCGACCGGGCCCAGGCCGCCGCCGCGCGGACCGTCACCCGTCCCGGCGCCTACGAGGCGCTGCCCACCCGGGCGGACCTCGCCCACTGA
- the cdd gene encoding cytidine deaminase, with product MDDQTVEELVRLATAATQFAYAPYSEFQVGAALLTGDGRYYSGANVENRSYPMSICAERAAIAKAVTEDAAALEIVAVAVVEGGGGPCAPCGGCRQVISEFARPGALLVYRDGSGQFKRVTVEEALPDARAFLTTPPLL from the coding sequence ATCGACGACCAGACCGTCGAGGAGCTCGTGCGGCTGGCGACCGCGGCCACCCAGTTCGCGTATGCGCCCTATTCCGAGTTCCAGGTCGGCGCGGCACTCCTGACCGGGGATGGCCGGTACTACTCGGGTGCCAACGTGGAGAACCGGTCCTACCCGATGTCGATCTGCGCCGAGCGGGCGGCGATCGCCAAGGCCGTCACCGAGGATGCGGCGGCCCTGGAGATCGTGGCCGTGGCCGTGGTCGAGGGGGGCGGCGGGCCGTGCGCGCCCTGCGGCGGGTGCCGTCAGGTGATCTCCGAGTTCGCCCGGCCCGGCGCGCTGCTCGTCTACCGGGACGGGTCCGGGCAGTTCAAGCGGGTGACGGTCGAGGAGGCGTTGCCAGACGCGCGGGCCTTCCTCACGACGCCACCGCTTCTCTAG